In Nitrospira sp., a genomic segment contains:
- a CDS encoding DUF3565 domain-containing protein: MQQAIIGYHQDEEGHWVADLRCGHGQHVRHQPPMTSRAWVLTVEGRRAFLGTELNCKKCEEGGDGYNPAKSSV, from the coding sequence ATGCAACAGGCGATTATTGGGTATCACCAGGATGAAGAAGGTCATTGGGTTGCGGACCTTCGCTGTGGGCATGGGCAGCACGTGCGCCATCAACCGCCCATGACGAGTCGCGCCTGGGTCTTGACCGTGGAGGGACGGCGAGCGTTTCTCGGCACCGAGCTCAATTGTAAAAAGTGCGAGGAGGGCGGGGATGGGTACAACCCCGCCAAGTCCTCAGTCTGA